The DNA sequence atatgtgtaaaattgatcttttaatacatttccatttttctccatcatttccaggtaattatggacctaacgctcatttcaccttcatttactccaatgtacctaaaaatagaaattgaattaaaaatcgattcagttaaggaattaactaagcaaaatgtgaggaattaactattaaaatatcacattaaaatgctcctatcaccaacTCATCGTAGTAAGTTGCAAGAGATCGACCATTCTGTTTTGTTGAAAAACACTTTCTATGCAATTCAAATATCTGAGTTTCATCTGAGGTGTCAGTATACATAGCTGCAAGAGAATCCCAGACTTCCTTTGCAGTTTCTAGACCAACATATTGATTCATTAAGGTTGTGGTCATTGAATCACACAACCAACCTTTTACCTTGTCATTTTCAGAACACCAATTTTCAAAATCTTCATTATCCTCTGCTGGCTTTGTCTTAGTGTCACTGATATACCCCCACATATTTCGACCATTGATTCGCACCTTCATGATCTTGGACCAAATGGCATAATTGTTCTCTGTCAACATGGTGCCAGTAGGGAAAGGTGAGTCGATCTGATTCGTAACATAGTTATGAACAACTTGAGGAGGGGTTGCACTTGATCCAGTAATTTGTGGCACGTTGTCTTCAGATTTGTTTCCCATTGAGCTTCAGATTATCTTCACTCTTCACAGGTATTGTGAAAAAAATAGGGTTCTTCGATTTGGGCTACGcagtggaattttcagattgtggTGTGCTACTTCAATATGCTTTGCTTCGGATTCAATTCGATTCGCTTCACTTCGAGAGAGCAAGGTACGATTAGGAGTCGtcctgctttgataccatgtaGAAACTAAAGAGTTCAAACATGGAGAATTTCCATATTATCTATTCTTCTCACAATAGAGGCAAATATACAAGTTACAGCCCTATAGAACAAGGAAACTACATCAATACACTAATTACAGAATAAGTTAACTAATCCCAAATTCCcaataggaaactaattacaactCAATCTCAATATATCTTGAATCCACCACTGCGagtatacatgtatatatatattctgaaATGCATTGTGAACATTAGTTTTGCATGTTTTGGTACATATATTAAACACAAAACTGATGCCAAACGTACAGACATGGATTGATGAAATTATCTATAAATTTGAACTTTACTTAGTTTAAAGTTTAAACTATAATTATCACTCGCGGGACgataaatatataatttatgATTATGGTTACGGGCATCTACCTGAATGTGATTTCTGCATGATTGAATGAATCACTTATGGTCCGGATATGGAGACAAAGGCTTTAGCACTGTACATTATTAATTATATACAGAACAATTCCTTTACCAAGAGTAAAAGAACGTAAAATCTAAATCACACGATTTTCGATTCGTCGGGTCGTCGACATCTATAGGAGTAAAGTGAGAATGACTTGTCTTACGTGCAGGAGGCTTTTCAGTAACAAGTTATTCAGAAGATATGTAAGTTCCAGAGTTGCTGACATTCATGAATTATGAATCCATGATGGTTCAAATCAGAAGCCGAAAGAACTCCATCTTGCCCTTTTAAGAAGATAGTCTAAGTATCGTAGTTAATGCATGAAGATTAAATCCCTTCTGCTGCTCCAGGTTAAAGTCATTATTGACATCTTAAACCGATCATTGCGGCAACTCAAGCATCAAAAGCAGTTGAATGGGTATAGTAAAGTTACATATGAACATAAAGATCGAGACTATTCACTGTTTTGTTCATTTTGCAAGAATCATGCTGCggaaaatatcaattatattcGCCTTTTGTATCTAGTATGTACGTTTCGATGAGTCACTCAAAACTGCTAGAGTGCTAGTATTGATATGCAGTGTATAAGCTTGGATGAGTAACTGTTTTAATTTTGTCTAATTGATTAAGGGTTTTCTTATGGAAGGTCGTTCAAAGCGGCGGAACTAGAATTTAAAGTATGGGGGGGGgggtccaaataataaatcaaaataaagaatCTTGAAAATAATACTTAGAAGTATAATCAGTTAAGTAAAATATTTCCTTTCTGATATATTTCATAActtttctttaaattttggATGGTTCTTTACTTAAAGATGCTTACGGTAACTTTATTAAGTTTCTCCATTTGCCATTGCATGGATTTAGATTGGTGGGAGGGGTCCAATCTAGTTAATTGCATCAAATTTCCTTCTAGTTCTTTGGGAGTTAATGAGTGTTAATTGCATTAGATTGTGTTTGAGAAAATctttgggggggggggtccgGACCCCTTCTACTACTATAGTAGTTCCGCCCATTCGTTCAATGAGGCCGTACTAGCCATGGTTTAGCCAGCTAGTACAATATACTCTATTCTTGTAAACCATTCTCATCTTATACTATCCATGGTTATAATCTTACCgaaattctcaaaattttggGGAATTCTCAATTCTATGTATTCGCCCATTCTTGTAATCATTTTCACTACTCCTGTAAtatgaaaagagaaaagcaaaggTAAATTTACCGTTCCTAGTTACTCCATATTACAGtcactaacaaaaaaaaaataccatacAAAACGACAAACATCCAATATTCTATACTCTATAAGCCTCTTCAATATGCTGCAGCTTCGTCTAGCTAGTTCTATTCTCTTGAAACGACGACTGACCAAGAATGTTGTTCTTTACTTAAGAACTTAAAATAAGCAAACAACACAACTAATTATAGAGGTTTATGCCAAATATTATTCTGCGGTCTTTAACCCATATAAGGGTGACATCTTTGTGAGCAAACCAAACTTTGTCCTATCGTGGGGAAGAGGTCTAATTTGTCTTTTCCTGTGGCTTCACATGCCACAAGAAACCAAGCTGAATAGTTCATCGTGTATGTGGAAGGATGGGAATGAAAGGTAGCCATCACAAAGCTCAGAGGCAAATCCATTTCCTAATTAAATTAGTATTATGATTCTGTCTTAAATCGCATTCCATGAGTACAAGTTCGACAAAAATTTGGCCGGCTAAGACAGCTTCTTTAACCTACTCTTCACTTTCTTCATCTAATGAGATTAATTTAAGGTTATGGTACATACGTGCGAAGTAATTAGGAATGGGCCAAATTAGCTTAGGGCCTTAATTACGAAGGACTCCTATATTTGCAATTTGACGAATAGGACATGAGCGTCACATGTGGTAATTAATGACGAAtgtagaagatttttttttttttttaaagagaatGTGGTAGATCTTTTTATTGTTCCAGCTAGTATCCAAACCTACGATGCTATTTCAAATTACTATTGAAATTGTACTAATTCATAATCATCGTTTATACCAAAACTGTGATTGCATAATTGTTTTTATAGATAGAAAAAGTTATATGAAAACTTCCTGATTCATCACGTTATTGCTTTAAATTTCTATACAACTACATTAAGCTTTATAAAAATTGCTCAAACTACTTCGTTTTAGATATAGACATAAACTTATAATAGCTCGGAAATTCAAAAGAATTAAAGGATTCTATATTGTATTATAATCACTAGAATAACTGATTTGTGCAGTTTTGCATCTGTAGCTCTATATATCGATTAAATTTCACACACGTACAAAACCTATTAAATTAGTTCGGACagttcaagaaaagaaaaaaaattacaaactagcTACGTACAGTCAGTCATTCGTGCAGCTAATCAATCAATGTACTCTTGTCATTTTACCATTCCGAATTCGTTTTGTGGTAAATAAATATGTATGTGGATAATTAGGGGATTAGGGATTCACTCTCTGGCCAGTGCTATATATATGGTTCAAGTAGCTACCACATAAGCTAATTAAATACATAGCTCTCAACTCAATGCCTAGCTCTGAGCATGTCTCAGAGACACAGAAGCCATAAACAGATCGATTTCTCCATTACCCAAAAGACCTCATATCTCTATCTCTTCGACCTGTGAAATCTCACAGACCAACCAGATAAAACCCTAGCTCGATCTTCAATAATCCCTCCCACCAATAATTACAGGCCGCGTGTCCAGCAGCTGGCTAGCATCTATTACTCTCCCTCTCCATCTTCATTTTCCTTCTTCCCTGAGCCCCAAATTAACCCTAATTTTTGTTCCCTTTGATTTCTTCCAAAATAAACCAGAGCCATGAAAACTGAAGTGAGAGTAGGAAGTAGTACGTCAATTGCTGCTTTACAGAATCCGAGTCTCTTGATCAACAGCACCACCTCTCAGGGCTCCCTTACCGGTGCCCTCAGAGGGTGCCTCGGAAGCCTCGATGGGGCTTGCATAGAGAAGCTATTGCTTCACTGCGCGAGTGCCCTAGAGAGCAACGACGTCACTTTAGCTCAGCAAGTGATGTGGGTGCTCAACAATGTCGCTTCTTCTGTTGGTGACCCTAACCAAAGGCTCACCTCCTGGATCTTAAGGGCACTGATCTCAAGATCCTCTAGAATTTGCCCGAGTCTCAACAATAACGGAGGCGGCGGACCTAACCCTAGTACTAGTACTACTAGCACCATCGCGGCGGAGAGGAGGCTGATGACGGTGACGGAGCTAGCTGGGTACGTTGATCTAATCCCATGGCACAGGTTTGGATACTGTGCATCCAATAGTGCAATTTTCCAAGCAATTCAAGGGTGCTCAAAAATTCATATCTTGGACTTTAGCATTACGCACTGTATGCAGTGGCCTACTCTCATAGATGCTCTGGGGAAAAGACCAGAAGGCCCTCCTGATTCACTTAGAGTGACTGTTCCCTCTTGTAGGCCTCTAGTCCCTCCTTTGCTCAATGTGTCAATTGAAGAAGTCGGTCTTCGTTTGGGAAATTTCTCTAGGTTTAGGGATGTCTCATTTGAGTTCAATGTCATCGAGAACTCCTCTTCTTTCGAGTTGTTATTGAGCCAATTAAACCCTACTTCGTTAAATCTCAAGGACGACGAGGCCTTGGTAGTAAATTGCCAAAATTGGTTACGCTATTTGTCCGATGATGAGGGTAGCACTAATAGTGCTCGTAACAATTTTCTTAACATGATTAGATGTCTCAACCCCAGAATCATAGTCGTAGTGGACGAAGATTCCGATCTAAGTTCCCCGAGCCTCAGTTCGAGAATCACCACATGTTTTAACTACTTGTGGATACCCTTTGATTCCTTGGAGACTTTCTTGCCCAAAGATAGTAACCAGAGGATGGAGTATGAGTCCGACATTGGTCAGAAGATCGAGACCATTATCGGTTTCGAAGGggtccagagaatagagaggcTAGAGTCCGGCGTGACAGCATCTCAGAGGCTGAGGAACGCCGGTTTCTTGAGCTCGCCGTTCTGCGAAGAGACCGTCGGGGAAGTGAAGACCTTGCTCGATGAACATGCTAGTGGCTGGGGCATGAAACGTGAAGAAGATATGTTGGTCCTGACGTGGAAGGGGCACAACTCGGTTTTTGCCACAGCTTGGGTCCCAAATCAAAACGGGTTAATGTTGGAGGATTAAAATTATGGCCGGTGTAAGTTGTGTGTGGCCCTCAAAGTGTCTCAGGGGCATGGACAAAGAACAAAGCATAATGGTTTGCTTTTTCTCTTCGTCAAAAGCCGCAAATGATTGAGCACAAGACAAGAAAAGGCAGATGATCATCATCTTGCGTTGAATAAAATTGTTTTTTCACGAGCAGTTTGTATTGAAGCCCTTGGAAAGCTAGCTATGAAATATGATCACATGAAAGGCAAAGAGAGGAATGGACGTGTTTGTCTTCGGTTATTATATGAGACAAAATGTGGCACTTTAATTTGTTTGCCCATCTGTACATGTGCAGGCTTTTGTTTCTTGAAATAGTACTACAATGAATTATTAAGTTTACTTATTTGCTTGATGGCTAGTCCTTTCTTAATCAAAATATATGGGAACGTACTAATTACATTAAAAAAACATTCTTGCACTTCATAGTGAGCGATaatgtaattttttgttttgttttagtgTAGTAATGAATTTTGTTCGAGAATTATCaaaagtgtaaaaaaaaaaaagaagaagaacctaGCTCTTCAACTCCTTCGAAGAGAGCAGAGGGACGGCACCGGTGGTGCCCCTTGGGTTTCCTCCGTTTTTTCCCGTCGGACGTAGCAGACAAGACTCTTAGTCGAGTGGAGAGAAGCGGGGTTCAGGGGGGCTGATTCAGGAGGTTTGAGTGCGTGACGATTCGTCATTTGGTCATCTAGCTTGGATGCCGAAAGGCTTTCTGATCAGGACTCTTTCCATGTGAGTTGTGATCAAAGTTCGGTGAGGTCAAGGCAACAGATCGGCTTCGGGGTATTGGGTGTAGAAGATCGGAGTTTCTTTTCCAAATTCCGGTTGGTTTGCCGCAGGCTTGGTTCATAGAAGGTAAGTAGCGGAACTTGAAGGGGATGCAGTGCTAGAACGGCCAGCCGCATGAAACCTTGGCGGTGGCGGCGATGGATTGGCAGAAGCTGATTAGGGCTACTGCTCTTCTTGCTCAAGTTTGATTTGTTGGGCTTTATGTTGTGGGCTAGTAGGGAGGGTGTCTTGCCACCCTCATTGATCACTTAGTGATGGGAGTGGGCCTAGCCTAAGAGGTTGACACTCTGGGCATTTGGGTCGGTATATGGTTCAGGACAAATCGTTTTCAGATCAAGACTGCTATTGGAATTGACAATTATCTGGAATAAGATTGACATTTTTTTCAAGCGACTTATGGATAAGGAATTACTCAtatttgtttgctaggaagCGGCTCTATGTTGGTACCGCAATTGCGCGTCTGGCTAATGGGGATGCTAGTTAACGATTTTGCCCTAAAAGACACGAAGTTGTTCTTTATTTATGAGTTCGCTTTACAAAGCCGACTCaaattgacttgtaatgagtttacattACTTAGATAGGAGTTTGGTCGTTAACCggccatttttctgtctttaagtgtatgttagactctgACTTGTTGGCTAGTTATCTAATGCTTACTTCAAAAAAAAGCATAACCAAAGTATTATTTAGTTGGTTGTGAGCTGTGATCTTTAGTTAATTATAACTGACATCGAGGAGgttataaattcaaattttattgaaaaaaatttgttgtttatactaaaaagagagagaggataaTTTGGTTAGTGATATAAGTCCTCCTTTTGTAAGTATGAGGTCATGAATTCGACTCACAGATTAGTAgctattaatttttttgttatgaaataaaaaataacctAATCATCGCTGAAGCATTCAGAGCAAAGAAAAAACATCGATCAAGGCCAAATGCAAAGACCAAAGTTCTCCTTCCTAGTCACCCAAGATGAGTCACGATAAAAGATGGCCGGTTGAGATCAAAGTTCAAGCGACCAAACCCGCTAACAAAATGTGAAACAGTCGGTGATCTTGATATACTTGTGCACCCGCAATGAGGCTACTGGCTACACCTCCCCACGCGCAAAGCCACAGTTGCAAAAACAAAATTGCATCATGACCAGTTGTCTCTAATCCAAAGTGAGAAgcagatgaacaatattaaggGTACCGCAAATCATAAAGCCCAGAATAGATCTTGACATATCGTCAAGTCAATGTTGTGGCTCATACTTTAGCTAGTTTTGCTTGTTCTTCTTCTAGTTCTTTATTTTGGGGTTTAGAGCCTCCAGATTGTATTGTTGATGTACTTACTAAGGAGTTTACCCCCTAATTAATCTGAGTTGacaatttctctaaaaaaaaaaaaagatcttgaCATATCGATCAAGTCCCTatatatatgattataatgCTCCTTAATGACTGCTATTTAGGTAACTTTTATGAGATCACGATGATAAAAGTGGAAATAGTATGAAAGTAATAACACAGAAGCTGGCTTAAAGCTCCAACTCAATTAGTTTAGTAGTAACAAAGCACCACACAGTGCGTAACCTCGTGGAGCTACCAAATCTTGACAGCACTAAAAATGCAAAAGAAggaatatttaaaaaaataaaaaattccgACCTACCGGATTCGAACCAGTGACCTAAGGATACCTGTCTTAAACAACTACAGTCCTCCGCTCTACCAACTGAGCTAAGGTCGGTTTGATATTAGGGGTGTCTTTCCTAATATATATAACTCGATTTAATCTATAGAACATGATTGGGCTCAATGCTTGGGCTTGTTTTTTTGGAAGGGAAGCTTGGGCTTTTTAGAGAGTATGGAATTGCTATCAGACTACCCAAGTTTGAgcacacacatatatgtaagttaatttctttctttcaacCTTGTACGTATTAATAAATCTCATTattgtatttaaaaaaaaaaatctcattattGTCTCTTCTAATATCCTAGTCTTATAATCTAAAATGTTATATGATAATATAAACACCGAAGATATCttaaaaaatcaacaaaacacAAAATTTTTTTTGTCGTAACTATCAATCGTTTGAGAATCCAAATATTATTAACACAATTTGAACTTAATCAATGTTTCGTATATATGAACTTTTAAATACTAAACTCAACAAAAAACTTGGATTAGAAGGGTGaacagagaaaaaaattattatagcTTGAGATTGTCATATTACATTTAAAATAAGAGCAGGAAGAAATAGGtctctgcattttttttttcagtaaacAATTTGACGTATAAACTTGGAGGGAATTAATCAATAGTTTTCAGTCATGTAGTTAGAGCTATGCTCCCATATTATATAGTTTGGCTGCTTTTTGTGTGAGTAACTTGACTTAATATTTTGATGGAGAATGAGGCGTAATTGGTTTACTTCTAATTTTATGAAGGATCTAAACTTGATGGAGTGTGATGCTCTTCTCTTTGTCTGGTGTGTGACAGGATTTATTAAGTCCATTTCTTGATGGTTAattcttttcaaacaatagatgAAGTGTTctctttaataaataaataaaaaaggctTGGAGAGTTGGAGGGAATTAAAATGTCATGATCTTTTGTGTGCGACCCGGCATTCAGAAATGAGGGTCCACACCCAAACACAAACGTCCAAATTTCTAACCCAAATCACCAGCAAGAAAATCTGATAAAGGACCCGAAGTGGGCATTTCAGTCAATTCAGGAAACCTAGCTTGGGAGGAGAAGATGGAATGAAGTCAGGGACTTGCAGCGAAGAACGTGGAATAAACCCATGGAGGGAAAGCGAGCACCAAGCTTTACTTCCAAGCTCAATGGTCTCCCCCAAGAATTAAGAATATCAAACATTAACATCAATATTTTACTTCCACTTTTACCATTTTTCCTGAACTGAGATTCATTTTCTCTGGGAATGTCAGAATGGGGGCAACTACTTGTATTAGTCTAATTAATTAGTAACACACACTTCAACTGCTCTATGGATGCATTAGTCAAATATTATATATCACTCTTTCCTGTCTTTATACTCTTTGTTATTTCACACTTCCTTTAGATCCCTTGTCTCTCTATACCCCAGTTAATTGAGGCCCGAACCAATAGTACCCATTTTTGCATTAACCAAAGAAGCCCTTCACCTCTTTGTGTTTGTCCTCTTGCCCACTTCAGAATATATGACCTTGtgtcatcttcttcctcctccacttCACTCCCAATCTGGCCCCTCTTCATTTCTTTGTCTTTGTTGGGTTGTTGAAAAGTTGCTTTCTTTCTCTTCTGGTTACAATTTCCCAGAAAAGACTCCTGATTTGAGGTGTGTTTGGGGTGTTTTGATCGTTTGGGTACAATGGAGGTTTGTTGTGATCTTGAAGTGGATGTTAATGGTGAGGAGTCTTTCATGGTGAACAAGGTGAAAACTTCTGAAATGCTTGCAAAACCTACTGTATATTTTGCATCTTTTGCAAGTTCTGTGCTTTGTG is a window from the Rosa chinensis cultivar Old Blush chromosome 2, RchiOBHm-V2, whole genome shotgun sequence genome containing:
- the LOC112187506 gene encoding scarecrow-like protein 32, which translates into the protein MKTEVRVGSSTSIAALQNPSLLINSTTSQGSLTGALRGCLGSLDGACIEKLLLHCASALESNDVTLAQQVMWVLNNVASSVGDPNQRLTSWILRALISRSSRICPSLNNNGGGGPNPSTSTTSTIAAERRLMTVTELAGYVDLIPWHRFGYCASNSAIFQAIQGCSKIHILDFSITHCMQWPTLIDALGKRPEGPPDSLRVTVPSCRPLVPPLLNVSIEEVGLRLGNFSRFRDVSFEFNVIENSSSFELLLSQLNPTSLNLKDDEALVVNCQNWLRYLSDDEGSTNSARNNFLNMIRCLNPRIIVVVDEDSDLSSPSLSSRITTCFNYLWIPFDSLETFLPKDSNQRMEYESDIGQKIETIIGFEGVQRIERLESGVTASQRLRNAGFLSSPFCEETVGEVKTLLDEHASGWGMKREEDMLVLTWKGHNSVFATAWVPNQNGLMLED